GACACCGACGAGGTCCTCTCCTTCGACGACCTCACCATGAACACCACCACCCGCGAGGTCACCCGCGCGGGCAAGCCGGTCGAACTGACCCGCACCGAGTACATGCTGCTGGAGATGTTCCTGGCGCACCCGCGCCAGGTCCTGACGCGGGAGCAGATCCTCAAGGCGGTCTGGGGCTTCGACTTCGAGCCCTCCAGCAACTCCCTCGACGTCTACGTGATGTACCTGCGCCGCAAGACCGAGGCCGGCGGCCTGCCGCGCCTCGTGCACACCGTCCGCGGTGTGGGTTACGCGCTGCGTGCGGCATGAGCAGATGGAGGCGCCTGACGCTGCGCGGGCGTCTTGCCGTCCTGACGGCGGCCGTGGTGTCGGTGGCGGTCGTGATCTGCTGCAGCCTCGCGTGGTTCGCGGCGCAGCAGCAGATGCTCCACCAGGTGGACGACACGCTCAAGACCTCGTTCTCGCCCCCCTCGCCCACCGATCCGCACACCAACGTGAAGCTCAGCGAGTGGTGCTTCAACCCGTCCGTGCCGCCGTTCAGCGGCTCCGAGGCGGCGACCACGCTGGTCGTCGCGCACGGCACGACGCCATGCCAACTGAGCGACAAGTCCATCAGGCCCACGGCGGCCGACGTGGCGGTGGCGGCCTCCGGGAAGTCCGGTGACGACGCCGTCTCGACCTTCCACAACGGGCACACCTACGACGGCACACCCGTCCGCGTCTACACCGTCAGCATCGGGCAGGTCACCTTCCAGGCGGCCGGCAAGGTCGACCTCGCCGCCGTCTCCACGGCTCTGCCGCTCAAGCCGATGCAGGACGCGCTGACCACGCTGGCCCTGATCCTGCTCGGGGCGGGCCTGATCATCATCTCTGGTTCGGTCATAGCGGCCTGGTACGTCGCCAAGGCCGGCCTCAAGCCCGTGGACAAGCTGACGGCGGTCGTCGAGCACATCGCCCGCACCGAGGAGGTCGGCGAGACCATCGAGGTCAACGGGACCGACGAGATCGCGCGGCTGGGCACCTCGTTCAACAGCATGAGCACCGCCCTGGCCAGCTCCCGCGAGCGGCAGTCGCAGCTGATCGCCGACGCCGGGCACGAGCTGCGCACCCCGCTGACCTCGCTCCGCACCAACGTGGACCTGCTGGTCCGCAGCGAGGAGACCGGACGCGCGCTGCCGCCCGAGACGCACGCGCGCATGCTGCGGAACATGAAGGCGCAGATGGGCGAGCTCTCGACGCTCAT
This genomic interval from Streptacidiphilus rugosus AM-16 contains the following:
- a CDS encoding sensor histidine kinase, whose product is MSRWRRLTLRGRLAVLTAAVVSVAVVICCSLAWFAAQQQMLHQVDDTLKTSFSPPSPTDPHTNVKLSEWCFNPSVPPFSGSEAATTLVVAHGTTPCQLSDKSIRPTAADVAVAASGKSGDDAVSTFHNGHTYDGTPVRVYTVSIGQVTFQAAGKVDLAAVSTALPLKPMQDALTTLALILLGAGLIIISGSVIAAWYVAKAGLKPVDKLTAVVEHIARTEEVGETIEVNGTDEIARLGTSFNSMSTALASSRERQSQLIADAGHELRTPLTSLRTNVDLLVRSEETGRALPPETHARMLRNMKAQMGELSTLIGDLLELSRPARPQGSKPLSVVPLHDIAARALDRARLRGPGLEFTVAVEPWFVRADAHGLERAVINLLDNAVKFSPAGGTIDVGLRFGTLTVRDRGQGIPEEDLPHVFERFWRSPSARQLPGSGLGLAIVAQTVHDCGGEVSLSNASPGTLATMKLPGAPTPPPELPSGM